In the Bacillus tuaregi genome, one interval contains:
- a CDS encoding TRAP transporter small permease produces MKTFFKWLDKIENVFAAIGMWVIAFMMGLVVFEVIIRNLFNYSFSWSIDYTSYALLYIAFLGAAWLLREGGHVSVNILEEYLPAKSLKFLDYIIVISGILLSLVLVYYGIGVTWDLYINDTRSLSVVKTPLAYVVMIIPIGGLLLLLEFFRKGYLLVTVKVPTADIDKVRANANINSNTNINTDISINPKSNV; encoded by the coding sequence TTGAAAACATTCTTTAAGTGGTTAGATAAGATTGAAAATGTATTCGCCGCTATTGGGATGTGGGTGATTGCTTTCATGATGGGTCTAGTTGTCTTTGAAGTCATCATACGTAATTTATTCAATTATTCTTTTAGCTGGTCAATAGATTACACAAGCTATGCGCTGTTATATATTGCCTTTCTAGGTGCTGCATGGTTGTTACGTGAGGGCGGTCATGTTTCGGTAAACATACTCGAAGAATATCTGCCAGCAAAAAGTCTTAAATTTCTAGATTACATCATTGTTATTTCCGGAATCCTATTAAGTCTTGTCTTAGTATATTACGGTATCGGAGTTACATGGGATTTGTATATTAACGATACAAGGAGCCTCTCAGTCGTTAAAACACCGCTTGCCTATGTAGTAATGATTATTCCGATTGGGGGCCTGTTATTGCTGTTGGAATTTTTCCGTAAAGGATATTTGTTAGTGACCGTTAAGGTTCCGACTGCAGATATAGATAAGGTGAGAGCAAATGCCAATATCAATTCAAATACTAATATAAATACAGATATAAGTATTAACCCTAAATCAAATGTATAA
- a CDS encoding TRAP transporter large permease, whose translation MEWWLVLIIILFSLLTLMFMRVPVAFAFILVNIGGALVFWGMEGMDQLVMSIKDSLVNFSLIPIPLFVLMGEIMFHAGLAGNLINTIDKWFGKVPGRLSLIAVGGGTALSTLTGSSASTTAILGSTLLPEMEKKGYKNELALGPILGSGGLAVLIPPSALGVLLASVSKVSIGTFMVAIILPGVLVAILFALYVIIRARTQPHLAPVYSTEKISLKEKMVDTIKYVLPLGFILFLVIGLILLGISSPTESAALGAFGSLVLAAAYRKLTKESLINAFKGTMKISVMILMIVTGSTAFSQILAFSGATQEMVRLIAGLSIDPIVLLSLMLFVIIIMGTFMEGLAIIMIVLPIFTPVAMTLGFDLYWFSTLVLIAVEVGAISPPFGLGLFVLKSVSKYKMSAIYKSSIPFVALFLIALALLIAFPEITLWLPSLMKT comes from the coding sequence ATGGAATGGTGGTTAGTTCTGATTATTATATTATTCAGCCTGCTCACACTGATGTTTATGAGAGTTCCAGTGGCATTTGCTTTTATTCTCGTAAATATTGGCGGAGCACTAGTGTTTTGGGGAATGGAAGGAATGGATCAACTGGTCATGAGTATCAAAGACTCACTAGTCAATTTTTCATTAATTCCTATTCCTCTCTTCGTTTTAATGGGTGAAATCATGTTCCATGCTGGCCTTGCAGGAAACCTTATTAATACGATAGATAAATGGTTTGGTAAAGTTCCGGGTAGATTAAGCCTAATTGCTGTTGGTGGTGGTACAGCGCTTTCCACTTTAACGGGTTCCTCCGCCTCCACTACGGCGATTTTGGGTTCTACATTACTCCCTGAGATGGAAAAGAAAGGCTATAAAAATGAATTAGCCTTAGGTCCGATTTTGGGCAGTGGGGGCTTGGCTGTCCTCATTCCGCCTAGTGCTTTAGGGGTATTGCTTGCTTCCGTATCCAAAGTGTCTATTGGCACCTTTATGGTGGCCATCATTTTACCTGGAGTTCTAGTTGCCATTTTATTTGCGCTATACGTTATTATTCGGGCAAGGACCCAGCCGCATTTAGCGCCTGTATATTCGACGGAAAAAATATCACTGAAAGAGAAAATGGTCGATACAATAAAATATGTATTACCGTTAGGGTTTATCTTATTCCTTGTGATCGGATTGATTTTATTAGGAATCAGTTCACCAACTGAATCAGCAGCCCTAGGTGCCTTTGGTAGCCTTGTCCTTGCAGCAGCCTATCGAAAATTAACAAAAGAAAGTTTAATTAATGCATTTAAAGGAACGATGAAAATATCCGTCATGATTTTAATGATTGTGACAGGTTCAACTGCCTTTAGTCAAATTCTTGCCTTTTCAGGGGCTACCCAAGAGATGGTTCGTCTAATTGCAGGTCTTTCCATTGACCCAATCGTACTATTAAGCTTAATGTTATTTGTTATTATCATTATGGGTACTTTTATGGAAGGTTTGGCTATCATTATGATTGTATTACCGATTTTTACACCAGTAGCCATGACACTTGGTTTTGATTTATATTGGTTTTCAACCCTTGTATTAATCGCGGTTGAAGTAGGTGCTATTAGTCCTCCTTTTGGATTAGGATTATTTGTCCTTAAATCTGTAAGTAAATATAAAATGAGTGCCATTTATAAATCTTCTATTCCGTTTGTTGCCTTGTTCCTTATAGCGCTAGCCCTATTAATTGCCTTTCCGGAAATTACATTATGGCTACCAAGTTTAATGAAAACATAG